AGGTCGTCAGCTCGAACGACCCGTCCGGGCCGGTCTTGGCGACCGGTGTCAGCGCGCCGGGGGCCGCGTTCCGCGGGTGGAACCGAACAGTGGCCCCGGCCGCCGGGTTCCCGTCCGTGAGCACCTTCCCGCGCACGGGAACCAGGTGAATCGGGGTGTAGCGCTTCGGCTTTTCGCACCCGGTGGTCGCAACCAGGGCGATGAACGTCACGGTCCAAAAAACTGATCGTGCAGTATGCATGGATGGCCCAGGATGGAGTGATTCGTGCCGGATCGTGCCCGACTTAATCCAGGTTGAACACCTCTCCGCCGGCCCGACTCACGAACGACTTAATCACGTCCGGGGTCACGTTCTCGGACACGAACCGGACCGACCCGTCGCACAGCCCGAAGTTCGCCCCGCCAGTGTGGAACGAGTAGATCCCGTAAGCCAAATCGTTGGTGCAGTTCACAACGCACGGCCCACCGCTGTTCACCCCGTCGAACGTCCACGAGTAGATCCGACTGCTGTGGAACGACGACCACGCGGCGAACCAGTGGCGGTTGCAGTTGGCCGGGTTGGTGGTGTTGGCGCACGCCACTGGCGCCCGTTTGCGATAGGTGACGGGCATCCCGGCGCTCTCGTACAGGAGCATGGTGTTGGACGTCCCGTCGGTGACCTCCAGGAACTTGGTCCGCACGTCCTTCAGGTAGCTGATCGCGCCGACCGCTTCTTCGGTCGCGGAGGCCGAAGTCTTATAGGACCGCGGGACGTAGTAATCGCCCGCCTGACCGGTGCGGTCTGTGAACGAAACGTTGCCGATGGGCTTCAAGAGGCGATCCGACGAGGGCGTTGAGGGGCAGATGTGGGTATCGAGCCGCGTGTTGACCGCGGTCTGATTTTCGGGCGCGTAGAAGTCGAGTTCAGATTTGTAGATGGCGGCCACGTTCCCCTGCTCGATGTACGGCAAGGTGATGCTCCCCCACCCGGTGAACGGCGGGCTAAATTGGGACGGAGGGAGCCCGCCCTGAGCGCTCTCGTAGTTGTGGAATGCGAGTGACAGTTGTTTGAGGTTATTGGAGCACTTCATCCGGGCCGCAGCTTCACGCACCTTCTGTACTGCGGGCAACAGCAATCCGATCAAGATCGCAATGATCGCGATCACAACGAGCAATTCAATGAGCGTAAAGGCGCGACGATTCCCGCGGCACATGAGCCGATCTCCGTAGGGTGCGTGTGGAGAGCCGCGTTGCTGGCAGGAATGCGCCGGGTGGGATCGTAGGCGCGTTGCGTGCGGTGCGGAGCGTGCTCGGCAACTGTTGAGATTGATTCTCAACAGCCACCTGTACTCTATTCGGCCAGAGTGGTTCGTCAATGACCAGTGATGGAAGCATGCGGCGCACCGGCGCACACTTCACCGCACCCACTTTTCCACTCGCGCGGTGATAGATTCGCGCCGTCGGCAGGAATAGCTGTTTGGACAACCGTCG
The Gemmata palustris DNA segment above includes these coding regions:
- a CDS encoding carboxypeptidase-like regulatory domain-containing protein, with the protein product MHTARSVFWTVTFIALVATTGCEKPKRYTPIHLVPVRGKVLTDGNPAAGATVRFHPRNAAPGALTPVAKTGPDGSFELTTYENQDGAPPGEYDVTLRLDEPTGRDAEMVDRFRGRFADPKKPAWHIRIEDRATELDPFIAK
- a CDS encoding DUF1559 domain-containing protein, whose amino-acid sequence is MCRGNRRAFTLIELLVVIAIIAILIGLLLPAVQKVREAAARMKCSNNLKQLSLAFHNYESAQGGLPPSQFSPPFTGWGSITLPYIEQGNVAAIYKSELDFYAPENQTAVNTRLDTHICPSTPSSDRLLKPIGNVSFTDRTGQAGDYYVPRSYKTSASATEEAVGAISYLKDVRTKFLEVTDGTSNTMLLYESAGMPVTYRKRAPVACANTTNPANCNRHWFAAWSSFHSSRIYSWTFDGVNSGGPCVVNCTNDLAYGIYSFHTGGANFGLCDGSVRFVSENVTPDVIKSFVSRAGGEVFNLD